The following nucleotide sequence is from Synchiropus splendidus isolate RoL2022-P1 chromosome 14, RoL_Sspl_1.0, whole genome shotgun sequence.
AGAGTAATGAGACGCTGGAGCTGCAGAGGAACAGGATGAGAGAAGAGATAAAGGAATACAAGTTCCGTGAAACCAGGCTCCTCCAGGACTAcactgagctggaggaggagaacatcacCCTGCAGAAACTGGTCTCTACTCTCAAACAGAGTCAGGTTGGTATCAAATGCTCTTAGTTTGTGTGTGTTACTGCTGGGACGATAAAACGTGTCCCTTGCTTTTCAGGTCGAGTATGAGGgtttaaaacatgaaatcaaGGTGCTTGAAGAAGAGACAGTTCTCCTCAACAGTCAACTTGAGGATGCATTGAGGCTGAAAGAAATCTCTGCTGTGCAACTGGAAGAAGCCCTGGACGCCCTGAAGAGCGAGCGAGAGCAAAAGAACAACCTCAGGAAAGAACTGGCCCACCACCTCAGTCTTAGCGACAGCGTGTACGGGGCCGGGGCCCACATAGCCCTGACGGTCACTGGTGTTGAGGGCCTTAAGTTTCCAGAGGAGACCAATGGAAGCAACGTCTCAAATGGCACCAACGgcacttcacttcctgttgctaACGGCAACAACGAGGACAGCAACCGGCGTAATGCTCACATGCACAATGGCACCATGTTGGCGAAGATGAATGTGGACTACCGTCCGGGGAAGAAGGGTGAGGGTCTGCACCCGGTGCCAGACCTCTTTAGTGAGCTCAACCTGTCGGAGATGCAGAAgctcaaacagcagctgctacAGGTTGGTGCTGACGACAAGTGCATGCGtgtctttgcttttgttttgtcaagCGCTGAGCAAATCAACGCCAATAACAGAGGCAAATGTTCCACACACGTCTCTTCCTTTCCTCTTGTTCATTTTATCTGCTCTCATAAATTATGTCTATCACAGCTTAGAACGAGGCTGTGACATCTTTACAagaattattttgaagttttctgCCTCAGTCTGTCACAGTGTCTTCAGCAGGCAGGCATAATGTCACACCAAATAACTGTCCGCTCCCTGCAACTCTCCACTCAGATGATGAGATTCAAACGTGCAGAATTAGCAGCGTGCTTTCATCTGTAAACTCAAATTACCCCGTAATAAGTTCCTGCATGTGTGATCTGCTTTATAAGCTGTGCTGTATTAGTTACTTACTTCACACACTGTCATTTTGAGTCTCTCTGATTTGACGGAGTTCAATAAGATCGTATTGATAGGGATGGGCGTTTTAACGATTTatcgccaaacacaatctccacaatgataattctgcatctcacgataaattccatAAACACACGCCGCACTCTCTGCAATGGACCTGCACAGATGAACTtgacgagaccgtgacggcgcgccacgctctccagctctgcggcatttgacagccgacaccggtgtgtgacagttgtgtagattgtggtggactttggttcacgattgtagtttttaacttatttttaatacaggaaacctCTGGTAATGACATTGACATTCACCCTCTACTATAGGTGGTATGaagtttgtattttttatttgtttatcaaTCTCATGAAGGTGGAGCGTGAGAAGGCGTCGCTGCTCATGAACCTGCAggagtccgaaacccagctgcAGCACACGCAGGGTGCCCTGACGGAGCAGAACGAGCGAGTGCACCGGCTCACCGAGCGAGTCAACGCCATGAGACGTCTACACGGAGACAAAGAACTGGACGACCCTCAGGAGAGCGAGAAACACGATGGAGGGTCGACAGCGAACGGTCACCATGACCCAGACATACACGGGTTTGAGGTCCTGGAGTGTAAATATAAAGTAGCTGTGACGGAAGTGATCGACCTGAAAGCTGAGTTGAAGGCCCTGAAGGAGAAGTATAACCAGGCTGTGGAAGGGAAGGACGATGGACCCCATGACGACAGAGTTCATGCTCTGAGTGAACAGGTTTGTGGTCATAACATGTGCACTGAACCTCAGCGGAGGCTATGCATCGATCAACCTTTATTTATAAAGTGCCTTCCACGTGTGTACAATGCAAGATAAATATAtaggtgatgggcagatgaggcttcatgaaacagtgtcctaattttcataGCTCAGTAGGTGTCGCTCTTCGTTTGAAAAGGATGAACATCAGTTCTTAGTctcattatcaatattttcagaaaagtttttttttcgtttCAGTATATTCATTTCCTGAAATATTTTCCAAACACTAGATGCAAGAAGCTAGATTAAAAAGGTAGAAATTGCTATAACATTCATGTACTCAGTTGCCATTAACTTGTCTGGAATAGATCGGTCACtatctaaaaaatatatatattacattaatACAGTTTGAATAAGCGCACAGTGCTCTACCAGCTATGACTTTCTACTGTGCCATTAGAACGGCATTTCCAGGACATAACCGACTGTACTTTGGCAGCGTACTTATTTGTGAATTATATGTGTCTTTTCTTCTGATCTTCTTCCAGGTGACTCGTCTGGAGAGCAGTTGTCGAGAGCGGGGTGAACGGGTGGCCTGCCTGGAGGCAGAGCTGCGAGCTGCCACAAACACAGCTACGGAGAGTCAGGGCACGTTGAACGCGGCGCAGGATGAGCTGGTGACCTTCAGCGAGGAGCTGGCTCAGCTCTACCACCATGTCTGCCTGTGCAACAACGAGACGCCGAACAGAGTCATGCTGGATTACTATCGGCAGAGTCGAGTGACGCGTAGCGGCAGCCTCAAGGGTTCCGATGACCACCGAGCTTTACTGACCCCTCGACTAGCGCGGCGGCTGGCTGCGGCCGCTGCTGCCTGCTCCTCGGAGAACACACGCAGTCTCGTGGATTCCCCCTTGAAAGATGCAGAGACCACCACCAGTGCGCTGGACTCACCAGCTTATC
It contains:
- the bicd1a gene encoding protein bicaudal D homolog 1 isoform X2, whose translation is MAAGAGCGETVEQYRAEVERLTLELAEANREKIRAAECGLVVLEENQALKHKYVELESEQEALRKELEQLQEAFGQAYTNQRKVAEDGETNEETLLQESASKEAYYMGRILELQSDLTLSRSVASNTQSENERLNLLAQELRESNETLELQRNRMREEIKEYKFRETRLLQDYTELEEENITLQKLVSTLKQSQVEYEGLKHEIKVLEEETVLLNSQLEDALRLKEISAVQLEEALDALKSEREQKNNLRKELAHHLSLSDSVYGAGAHIALTVTGVEGLKFPEETNGSNVSNGTNGTSLPVANGNNEDSNRRNAHMHNGTMLAKMNVDYRPGKKGEGLHPVPDLFSELNLSEMQKLKQQLLQVEREKASLLMNLQESETQLQHTQGALTEQNERVHRLTERVNAMRRLHGDKELDDPQESEKHDGGSTANGHHDPDIHGFEVLECKYKVAVTEVIDLKAELKALKEKYNQAVEGKDDGPHDDRVHALSEQVTRLESSCRERGERVACLEAELRAATNTATESQGTLNAAQDELVTFSEELAQLYHHVCLCNNETPNRVMLDYYRQSRVTRSGSLKGSDDHRALLTPRLARRLAAAAAACSSENTRSLVDSPLKDAETTTSALDSPAYHGSPTRHPGSNGSPCPSPVPSESGGDLRKEPMNIYNLNAIIKDQIKHLQRAVDRSLQLSRQRAAARELAPMLDKDKETCMEEILKLKSLLSTKREQIATLRLVLKANKQTAEIALANLKSKYENEKAMVTDTMMKLRNELKALKEDAATFSSLRAMFATRCDEYVTQLDEMQRQLAAAEDEKKTLNSLLRMAIQQKLALTQRLEDLEFDHEQTHRGRGAKVAKIKSSPPKP
- the bicd1a gene encoding protein bicaudal D homolog 1 isoform X3, encoding MAAGAGCGETVEQYRAEVERLTLELAEANREKIRAAECGLVVLEENQALKHKYVELESEQEALRKELEQLQEAFGQAYTNQRKVAEDGETNEETLLQESASKEAYYMGRILELQSDLTLSRSVASNTQSENERLNLLAQELRESNETLELQRNRMREEIKEYKFRETRLLQDYTELEEENITLQKLVSTLKQSQVEYEGLKHEIKVLEEETVLLNSQLEDALRLKEISAVQLEEALDALKSEREQKNNLRKELAHHLSLSDSVYGAGAHIALTVTGVEGLKFPEETNGSNVSNGTNGTSLPVANGNNEDSNRRNAHMHNGTMLAKMNVDYRPGKKGEGLHPVPDLFSELNLSEMQKLKQQLLQVEREKASLLMNLQESETQLQHTQGALTEQNERVHRLTERVNAMRRLHGDKELDDPQESEKHDGGSTANGHHDPDIHGFEVLECKYKVAVTEVIDLKAELKALKEKYNQAVEGKDDGPHDDRVHALSEQVTRLESSCRERGERVACLEAELRAATNTATESQGTLNAAQDELVTFSEELAQLYHHVCLCNNETPNRVMLDYYRQSRVTRSGSLKGSDDHRALLTPRLARRLAAAAAACSSENTRSLVDSPLKDAETTTSALDSPAYHGSPTRHPGSNGSPCPSPVPSESGGDLRKEPMNIYNLNAIIKDQIKHLQRAVDRSLQLSRQRAAARELAPMLDKDKETCMEEILKLKSLLSTKREQIATLRLVLKANKQTAEIALANLKSKYENEKAMVTDTMMKLRNELKALKEDAATFSSLRAMFATRCDEYVTQLDEMQRQLAAAEDEKKTLNSLLRMAIQQKLALTQRLEDLEFDHEQTHRGRGAKVAKIKSSPPKFLIDCKQPAASISTLSPQLRRERDTRGRSPKYLQFHQEDQVVRSSSLSSPCDPRLTLQPPET
- the bicd1a gene encoding protein bicaudal D homolog 1 isoform X1, whose product is MAAGAGCGETVEQYRAEVERLTLELAEANREKIRAAECGLVVLEENQALKHKYVELESEQEALRKELEQLQEAFGQAYTNQRKVAEDGETNEETLLQESASKEAYYMGRILELQSDLTLSRSVASNTQSENERLNLLAQELRESNETLELQRNRMREEIKEYKFRETRLLQDYTELEEENITLQKLVSTLKQSQVEYEGLKHEIKVLEEETVLLNSQLEDALRLKEISAVQLEEALDALKSEREQKNNLRKELAHHLSLSDSVYGAGAHIALTVTGVEGLKFPEETNGSNVSNGTNGTSLPVANGNNEDSNRRNAHMHNGTMLAKMNVDYRPGKKGEGLHPVPDLFSELNLSEMQKLKQQLLQVEREKASLLMNLQESETQLQHTQGALTEQNERVHRLTERVNAMRRLHGDKELDDPQESEKHDGGSTANGHHDPDIHGFEVLECKYKVAVTEVIDLKAELKALKEKYNQAVEGKDDGPHDDRVHALSEQVTRLESSCRERGERVACLEAELRAATNTATESQGTLNAAQDELVTFSEELAQLYHHVCLCNNETPNRVMLDYYRQSRVTRSGSLKGSDDHRALLTPRLARRLAAAAAACSSENTRSLVDSPLKDAETTTSALDSPAYHGSPTRHPGSNGSPCPSPVPSESGGDLRKEPMNIYNLNAIIKDQIKHLQRAVDRSLQLSRQRAAARELAPMLDKDKETCMEEILKLKSLLSTKREQIATLRLVLKANKQTAEIALANLKSKYENEKAMVTDTMMKLRNELKALKEDAATFSSLRAMFATRCDEYVTQLDEMQRQLAAAEDEKKTLNSLLRMAIQQKLALTQRLEDLEFDHEQTHRGRGAKVAKIKSSPPKIVSSLLPQYRHSPHN